A stretch of the Candidatus Methylomirabilota bacterium genome encodes the following:
- a CDS encoding ABC transporter ATP-binding protein, which translates to MAVRLSPVSLLETKRLTKYFGETRAADGVDFVVTQGELLALIGSNGAGKTTLVNLISGLLRPDGGSIVFQGTDVTQQSVHERIAEGIARSFQLVNLFDQLTTLDNVALSVFAREGKTRRLFTLADHDAAVRQEAMEVLQQFGLEARAGAVAGGLSQGERKLLDVAVAYALRPKLLFLDEPTSGVSTREKAPIMDIITGVVRSGRITAVIIEHDMDVVFRYSDRIVVMHQGTILADGTPGEIRRNEQVSMTLLGTHAAT; encoded by the coding sequence ATGGCGGTCCGCCTGAGTCCCGTGAGCCTGCTGGAGACCAAGCGTCTGACGAAGTACTTCGGCGAAACCCGCGCCGCGGACGGCGTGGACTTCGTGGTCACCCAGGGAGAGCTGCTCGCCCTCATCGGCTCGAACGGCGCCGGGAAGACGACGCTCGTAAACCTCATCAGCGGCCTGCTGCGACCCGACGGCGGAAGCATCGTCTTCCAGGGCACCGACGTCACCCAGCAGTCCGTCCACGAGCGGATCGCGGAGGGAATCGCCCGCAGCTTCCAGCTCGTCAACCTCTTCGACCAGCTCACCACGCTCGACAACGTGGCGCTCTCCGTCTTCGCCCGGGAGGGCAAGACGCGCCGCCTGTTCACCCTCGCCGATCACGATGCCGCCGTCCGTCAAGAGGCGATGGAGGTGCTCCAGCAGTTCGGCCTCGAGGCCAGAGCCGGGGCGGTGGCGGGCGGACTCTCGCAGGGGGAGCGCAAGCTGCTGGACGTGGCGGTGGCCTACGCGCTCCGGCCGAAGCTCCTGTTCCTCGACGAGCCGACCAGCGGCGTGAGCACCCGCGAGAAAGCTCCCATCATGGACATCATCACCGGCGTCGTCCGGTCCGGGCGGATCACGGCCGTGATCATCGAGCACGACATGGACGTCGTCTTCAGGTACTCGGACCGCATCGTGGTGATGCACCAGGGGACGATCCTGGCCGACGGCACGCCCGGCGAGATCCGTCGGAACGAGCAGGTCAGCATGACCCTGCTCGGCACCCACGCCGCCACCTGA
- a CDS encoding ABC transporter ATP-binding protein, whose translation MATSGRPAVLELDRIETYRGAAHVLRAVSLAVNDGEAVCLVGRNGAGKTTTIESIMGLLPVRSGRVTLRGQDISRLPTHRRARLGIGYAPEDAGIFPDLTVEENFEISHWLADATRTASPEDSDQKIYALFPEVRQFRQRRGLHLSGGQKKMVAIARALTLSPSILLLDEPFEGLAPVVVSRFVEAVKGIKDLGISLLIAESNLVTAGRIADRLYAIDRGEIIFEGSPRSAFENAEVMKTIRG comes from the coding sequence ATGGCCACCTCTGGGCGTCCGGCGGTACTGGAGCTCGACCGGATCGAGACCTACCGGGGTGCGGCCCACGTTCTCCGGGCCGTCTCGCTGGCTGTGAACGACGGCGAAGCGGTGTGCCTGGTCGGTCGCAACGGGGCCGGCAAGACGACGACCATCGAGAGCATCATGGGGCTCTTGCCGGTCCGGTCGGGCCGCGTCACCCTGCGGGGGCAGGACATCAGCCGCCTCCCCACCCACCGGCGGGCGCGGCTCGGCATCGGGTACGCGCCCGAAGATGCCGGCATCTTCCCCGACCTGACCGTCGAGGAGAACTTCGAGATCAGCCACTGGTTGGCCGACGCCACCCGGACCGCCTCTCCCGAGGACTCGGATCAGAAGATCTACGCCCTCTTCCCCGAGGTGCGGCAGTTCCGCCAGCGACGGGGGCTCCACCTGAGCGGCGGCCAGAAAAAGATGGTGGCGATCGCGCGGGCCCTGACCCTTTCGCCGTCGATCCTGCTCCTCGACGAGCCCTTCGAGGGCCTGGCGCCGGTCGTCGTGAGCCGCTTCGTCGAGGCCGTCAAGGGGATCAAGGACCTGGGGATCTCGCTCTTGATCGCCGAGTCCAATCTGGTGACGGCCGGCCGGATCGCGGACCGTCTCTATGCGATCGACCGCGGCGAGATCATCTTCGAGGGATCGCCACGGAGCGCCTTCGAGAACGCGGAGGTGATGAAGACGATCCGCGGCTGA
- a CDS encoding branched-chain amino acid ABC transporter permease, which translates to MRTVSPRRFSLVAAPVLLALALLPLGVAPYQTVLLSYGLILAIAALGFNLLLGYTGLLSFGHSAYFGIGAYAVAFMVKYLRLTSMEAFAVGGMLAAGVLAALLGIPCVRYTRIFFGILTLALSQVLWSLAFKFFWVTGGTDGLRVPTPTLLGGLIELGKTGDKLDFLAYRYYYYVLAIFVVCAAVMWVIVHSPFGKALQAIRDNETRAEFVGIQVRRYRWLAFLVSGAYTGLAGALWVPLNGLTTPDILHWTFSGKIVFFTVLGGFQTFVGPIVGAVVYNYLETYAVGHTVYWQMVLGVVLVVLVLALPAGIVGTANRLILRWRSA; encoded by the coding sequence ATGAGAACCGTGTCCCCTCGGCGCTTCTCCCTGGTGGCGGCGCCCGTGCTGCTGGCGCTGGCGCTGCTGCCTCTCGGCGTCGCGCCGTACCAGACCGTGCTCCTCTCCTACGGGCTCATCCTCGCGATCGCCGCGCTCGGCTTCAACCTGCTGCTCGGCTACACCGGTCTTCTCTCCTTCGGCCATTCCGCGTATTTCGGCATCGGCGCCTACGCCGTCGCCTTCATGGTCAAGTACCTCAGGCTCACGTCGATGGAGGCCTTCGCGGTGGGCGGCATGCTGGCCGCGGGAGTCCTGGCCGCGCTGCTCGGGATTCCCTGCGTCCGCTACACGCGGATCTTCTTCGGCATCCTGACGCTCGCGCTGTCCCAGGTGCTCTGGAGCCTCGCGTTCAAGTTCTTCTGGGTCACCGGCGGGACCGATGGCTTGCGGGTCCCCACCCCGACCCTGCTGGGCGGTCTGATCGAGCTCGGCAAGACCGGAGACAAGCTGGACTTCCTGGCCTATCGGTATTACTACTACGTGCTCGCCATCTTCGTCGTCTGCGCCGCCGTCATGTGGGTCATCGTGCATTCGCCCTTCGGCAAGGCGCTCCAGGCGATCCGCGACAACGAGACGCGGGCCGAGTTCGTCGGCATCCAGGTCCGGCGCTACCGCTGGCTGGCATTCCTCGTCTCCGGCGCCTATACCGGGCTGGCAGGCGCGCTGTGGGTCCCGCTCAACGGGCTCACCACCCCGGACATCCTGCACTGGACGTTCTCGGGGAAGATCGTGTTCTTCACCGTGCTGGGAGGCTTCCAGACCTTCGTGGGGCCGATCGTCGGCGCGGTCGTCTACAACTACCTGGAGACCTACGCGGTGGGCCACACCGTATACTGGCAGATGGTGCTGGGGGTGGTGCTCGTCGTCCTGGTTCTGGCCCTGCCGGCGGGCATCGTCGGCACCGCGAACCGGCTGATCCTGAGATGGCGGTCCGCCTGA
- a CDS encoding branched-chain amino acid ABC transporter permease, translating into MDILVIHLFNSLLYASILFLIAGGLSLIYGVMRIVNLAHGNLYAFGAYVTAWAVGRALGSVPDALLYVLLPAGALAAAALGAVLEPTLLRPLYRRAEEYQLLITFGLLLILEDLMRLIWGPYPLAASALFEAPGSLAIGDNIYPTYNLIVIVVGGIAAAALWAFVYKTKFGVILRATSQNMRMAAALGVNVNRVYVQAFTLGCFMAGLGGAIVVPQQGAVLGMGVDALVLAFVVVVIGGLGSLEGALLGALMVGIVREFGISFFPEVELAVLYLMAAMVLLVRPAGLFGRA; encoded by the coding sequence ATGGACATCCTCGTCATCCATCTCTTCAACTCGCTGCTCTACGCGTCCATCCTGTTCCTCATCGCCGGAGGGCTGAGCCTCATCTACGGCGTGATGCGGATCGTCAACCTCGCCCACGGCAACCTCTACGCGTTCGGCGCCTACGTGACGGCGTGGGCGGTGGGCCGGGCCCTCGGCAGTGTCCCGGACGCTCTCCTCTACGTGCTGCTGCCCGCCGGCGCCCTGGCCGCCGCCGCGCTCGGCGCCGTCCTCGAGCCTACCCTCCTCCGGCCGCTCTACCGGCGGGCGGAGGAGTACCAGCTGCTCATCACGTTCGGCCTGCTCCTCATCCTCGAGGACCTCATGCGGCTCATCTGGGGGCCCTATCCCCTGGCCGCCAGTGCCCTGTTCGAGGCACCCGGGAGCCTCGCCATCGGCGACAACATCTACCCGACCTACAACCTGATCGTCATCGTGGTCGGGGGCATCGCCGCCGCGGCCCTGTGGGCGTTCGTCTACAAGACCAAGTTCGGCGTCATCCTGCGGGCTACCTCCCAGAACATGCGGATGGCCGCGGCGCTCGGGGTAAACGTGAACCGCGTCTACGTCCAGGCCTTCACCCTGGGCTGCTTCATGGCCGGCCTGGGGGGCGCCATCGTCGTGCCCCAGCAAGGCGCCGTGCTGGGCATGGGGGTCGACGCGCTCGTGCTGGCCTTCGTGGTGGTCGTCATCGGCGGGCTCGGCAGCCTCGAGGGGGCCCTGCTGGGGGCGCTCATGGTCGGGATCGTGCGCGAGTTCGGGATCTCTTTCTTCCCGGAGGTCGAGCTGGCGGTCCTCTACCTGATGGCGGCCATGGTCCTGCTGGTCCGGCCGGCCGGGCTCTTCGGCCGCGCATGA